Proteins from a single region of Gorilla gorilla gorilla isolate KB3781 chromosome 16, NHGRI_mGorGor1-v2.1_pri, whole genome shotgun sequence:
- the SAXO2 gene encoding stabilizer of axonemal microtubules 2 isoform X3 — protein MQSKMPPGPDDYRAWDLHKSELYKPEQTYHPPTVKFGNSTTFQDDFVPQDIKPRQSFKPSSVVKRSTAPFNGITSHRLDYIPHQLELKFERPKEVYKPTDQRFEDLTTHRCDFQGLIGETAKLCRPVHTRVTPNARFEGSTEFRESFQPWEIPPPEVKKVPEYVPPTGSMLLNSTSHLDYVPYQANCVVPIRPISQKRSKNFPFQGKSIMKEDFPAWESCRQGLIKKQQQIPNPSGKFGGLSTFRSHYVPHELIPTESCKPLNIALKSSVPFDDVTMYSVEYTPKRQETCPASYPSPPGYIFDNTNSQGHKFFRKIIPTVKAF, from the coding sequence acGATTATAGAGCTTGGGACCTTCATAAAAGTGAACTTTATAAGCCAGAACAAACTTACCACCCCCCTACTGTGAAATTTGGAAATTCAACTACATTTCAGGATGACTTTGTTCCTCAGGACATAAAGCCTAGGCAAAGCTTTAAACCCTCCTCTGTGGTCAAACGTTCTACAGCCCCTTTTAATGGTATTACAAGTCATCGCCTTGATTATATACCTCATCAGCTTGAACTCAAGTTTGAAAGGCCAAAAGAAGTTTACAAACCAACTGACCAACGCTTTGAGGATCTCACAACTCACCGGTGTGACTTTCAGGGTCTCATTGGTGAAACTGCAAAACTCTGCAGACCTGTACACACCAGAGTGACCCCGAATGCTCGGTTTGAAGGAAGCACTGAATTCCGTGAAAGTTTTCAACCATGGGAAATCCcaccacctgaggtcaagaaagTACCAGAGTATGTGCCTCCTACAGGTAGCATGCTGTTAAACAGCACAAGCCATCTTGACTATGTTCCATATCAGGCCAACTGTGTTGTTCCCATCAGGCCAATTTctcaaaaaagaagtaaaaattttcCTTTCCAAGGAAAAAGCATCATGAAAGAAGATTTTCCAGCATGGGAAAGTTGTCGTCAAGGACTTATTAAGAAGCAGCAGCAGATTCCCAACCCATCTGGAAAATTTGGTGGTTTGAGCACTTTCAGATCTCACTATGTGCCACATGAATTGATCCCAACAGAGAGTTGCAAACCTTTAAATATTGCTTTAAAgagttccgttccatttgatGATGTAACCATGTACTCTGTAGAGTACACACCGAAAAGACAGGAAACTTGCCCAGCTAGCTATCCCTCTCCTCCAGGTTATATTTTTGACAATACAAATTCCCAAGGTCATAAATTCTTCCGCAAGATTATTCCCACAGTGAAGGCCTTCTAA